Proteins encoded in a region of the Delphinus delphis chromosome 13, mDelDel1.2, whole genome shotgun sequence genome:
- the LOC132436234 gene encoding zinc finger protein 396 has translation MSAKLRETSKLLPQTSGDPDCILVMKVEEGGQASNMVSSRHWSSYYSSETYRQRFRQFDYQESSGPREALSRLRELCCQWLRPEVHSKEQILELLVLEQFLAMLPEELQAWFEENRPESGEEAVVMLEELEKEHDRAAEQVSLGRNEDMLAKKLSTCEITQETPRSQLKPTKKQLQWASKEHHTLRQNDRDTGTINVKSASRRKTSSGKELHHKVSNTLQMNASQSFTFRGTCEQDRKFERRQGNRTRKKQHKCNECGKVFTQSSALNLHQRIHSGEKPYTCDVCAKAFSRSAILIQHRRTHTGEKPFKCHDCGKAFSQSSNLFRHRKKHTREKVPSVL, from the exons ATGTCTGCAAAATTGAGAGAGACATCAAAACTCCTTCCACAAACTTCAGGGGACCCTGACTGCATTCTGGTAATGAAGGTGGAAGAGGGAGGGCAGGCCTCTAATATGGTCTCCAGCCGCCACTGGAGCAGCTACTACAGCTCAGAGACCTACCGCCAGCGGTTCAGGCAGTTTGACTACCAAGAGTCATCTGGGCCCCGGGAGGCTCTGAGCCGGCTCCGCGAGCTGTGCTGTCAGTGGCTGAGGCCAGAGGTGCATAGCAAGGAGCAGATCCTGGAGCTGCTGGTGCTGGAGCAGTTCCTGGCCATGTTGCCTGAGGAGCTGCAGGCCTGGTTTGAAGAGAACCGACCAGAGAGTGGAGAGGAAGCCGTGGTGATGCTGGAGGAGCTGGAGAAAGAGCATGACAGGGCGGCTGAACAG GTCTCTCTTGGACGAAATGAGGACATGCTTGCAAAGAAGCTATCAACTTGTGAAATCACTCAGGAGACACCACGTAGCCAGCTTAAGCCCACAAAAAAGCAACTGCAGTGGGCATCGAAGGAGCATCACACCTTAAGACAAAATG ATAGAGACACCGGAACTATAAATGTGAAATCAGCTTCAAGGCGAAAGACTTCTTCAGGCAAAGAACTGCATCACAAAGTTTCTAACACTCTTCAAATGAATGCTTCCCAGAGTTTCACATTTAGAGGAACctgtgaacaagatagaaagtttGAAAGAAGACAGGGAAACCGTACTCGAAAAAAACAACACAagtgtaatgaatgtgggaaagtcTTTACTCAGAGCTCAGCCCTTAATCTACATCAGAGGATCCACagtggagagaaaccttatacATGTGATGTGTGTGCAAAGGCTTTCAGCCGAAGTGCAATCCTGATTCAACATCGAAGaacccacactggggagaaaccctTCAAATGTCATGattgtgggaaagcctttagtcAGAGCTCGAATCTTTTCAGACATAGGAAAAAACATACTAGAGAGAAAGTCCCATCAGTGCTGTGA